From the Lolium rigidum isolate FL_2022 chromosome 2, APGP_CSIRO_Lrig_0.1, whole genome shotgun sequence genome, one window contains:
- the LOC124686476 gene encoding pentatricopeptide repeat-containing protein At4g20770-like: protein MPEPNVVSWNTVIAALARSERAGEALELYERMLREGLVPTHFTLASVLSACGAVGAPEDGRRCHGLAVKVGLDENQFVENALLGMYTKCGSVGEAVQLFDAMASPNEVSFTAMMGGLAQTGSVDDALRLFARMFRSGIRVDPVSVSSVLSSCAQACTSEFNVGRAFQLGQCIHALIVRKGFGSDQHVGNSLIDMYTKCTQMDEAVKVFESLPTVSIVSWNILITGFGQAGSYEKALEVLNLMVESGSEPNEVTYSNMLASCIRARDVPSARAMFDKISSPSLTTWNTLLSGYCQEELHQDTVELFRRMQHQNVQPDRTTLAVILSSCSRLGILDLGAQVHSASVRLLLHNDMFVASGLVDMYSKCGQIGIARSIFNRMTERDVVCWNAMISGLSIHSLNKEAFDFFKQMRENGMMPTESSYASMINSCAKLSSVPQGRQIHAQVVKDGYDQNVYVGSALIDMYAKCGNMDDARLSFDSMVTKNIVAWNEMIHGYAQNGFGEKAVELFEYMLTTEQRPDSVTFIAVLTGCSHSGLIDEAIALFDSMESTYGITPVAEHYTCLIDGLGRAGRLVEVEALIDKMPCKDDPILWEVLLAACAVHHNAELGECAAQHLFHLDPKNPSPYVLLSNIYASLGRHGDASGVRALMISRGVVKGRGYSWIDHKDGVRAFMVADDLQTFSGESAMCSNQESIAGVTEVHQKQTCAG from the coding sequence ATGCCCGAGCCCAACGTCGTCTCCTGGAACACCGTCATCGCCGCGCTCGCGCGGTCGGAGCGCGCGGGCGAGGCGCTGGAGCTCTACGAGCGGATGCTGCGGGAGGGCCTCGTCCCGACGCACTTCACGCTCGCCAGCGTGCTCAGCGCGTGCGGCGCCGTGGGCGCGCCCGAGGACGGGAGGCGCTGCCACGGCCTCGCCGTCAAGGTCGGGCTCGACGAGAACCAGTTCGTCGAGAACGCGCTCCTTGGCATGTACACCAAGTGCGGGAGCGTCGGGGAGGCAGTCCAGCTCTTCGACGCGATGGCAAGCCCAAACGAGGTGTCGTTCACAGCGATGATGGGAGGGCTGGCGCAGACCGGGTCCGTCGACGACGCGCTCAGGCTGTTCGCGAGGATGTTTAGGAGCGGGATCCGCGTTGATCCGGTGTCTGTCTCCAGCGTCCTCAGCTCGTGCGCGCAAGCTTGCACCAGCGAGTTCAACGTTGGTCGTGCATTCCAGCTTGGACAGTGCATTCACGCCTTGATTGTCCGAAAAGGCTTTGGGTCAGACCAGCATGTGGGGAACTCATTGATCGACATGTACACCAAGTGCACGCAAATGGATGAGGCCGTCAAGGTTTTCGAGTCGTTGCCCACCGTCAGTATCGTTTCTTGGAACATCCTTATAACTGGATTTGGCCAGGCGGGCAGTTACGAGAAGGCTTTGGAAGTACTGAACCTGATGGTAGAGTCAGGCTCTGAGCCCAATGAGGTCACTTACAGTAACATGCTCGCATCCTGCATTAGGGCGAGGGATGTTCCGTCTGCTCGTGCAATGTTTGACAAGATATCAAGTCCGAGTTTGACTACATGGAACACACTTTTATCTGGCTACTGCCAGGAGGAGCTGCATCAAGACACAGTCGAGTTGTTTAGGAGGATGCAGCATCAAAATGTGCAGCCTGACCGCACAACTTTGGCCGTGATACTCAGTTCATGCTCCAGATTGGGGATTTTGGATCTCGGAGCGCAAGTTCATTCTGCTTCAGTAAGACTCCTGTTGCATAACGACATGTTCGTCGCTAGTGGTTTGGTGGATATGTATTCGAAATGTGGGCAGATTGGTATTGCCAGGAGCATCTTCAACAGGATGACAGAAAGAGATGTGGTGTGTTGGAATGCCATGATCTCAGGTTTGTCTATCCATTCTTTGAATAAAGAGGCCTTCGATTTCTTCAAGCAAATGCGTGAAAATGGAATGATGCCCACAGAATCCTCCTATGCCAGTATGATTAATTCATGTGCAAAATTGTCTTCAGTACCTCAAGGTAGGCAGATACATGCACAGGTTGTGAAAGATGGTTATGATCAAAATGTCTACGTGGGCAGTGCCCTCATTGACATGTACGCCAAATGTGGCAACATGGATGATGCACGCCTTTCCTTTGACAGCATGGTGACGAAGAATATAGTTGCATGGAATGAGATGATACATGGATATGCTCAGAATGGTTTTGGGGAGAAAGCTGTTGAACTGTTCGAATATATGTTAACTACAGAACAGAGGCCAGATAGTGTCACTTTCATTGCTGTCCTAACAGGATGTAGTCACTCTGGGCTCATAGATGAAGCTATTGCATTATTTGATTCCATGGAGAGCACTTACGGGATTACACCAGTGGCTGAGCACTACACTTGTCTCATAGATGGATTGGGGCGAGCGGGTCGGCTTGTTGAAGTGGAGGCCCTAATAGACAAAATGCCGTGCAAAGATGATCCTATATTGTGGGAAGTTCTACTTGCTGCATGTGCGGTACATCACAATGCTGAATTGGGGGAATGTGCCGCGCAGCACCTGTTCCACCTTGATCCAAAGAATCCATCACCTTATGTGCTCTTGTCAAACATATATGCTTCCTTAGGCCGACATGGAGATGCATCAGGTGTTAGAGCACTGATGATTAGCCGTGGAGTCGTGAAAGGTCGTGGATACAGCTGGATAGATCACAAGGATGGTGTTCGTGCCTTTATGGTTGCTGATGATCTCCAAACGTTCAGTGGAGAATCTGCAATGTGCAGCAATCAAGAGAGCATTGCTGGAGTTACAGAAGTACACCAAAAACAGACCTGTGCTGGTTGA
- the LOC124691757 gene encoding thiosulfate/3-mercaptopyruvate sulfurtransferase 1, mitochondrial-like, with protein sequence MAQDDPVVSAQWLQQHLGQPDIKVLDASWYMPQESRDPWQEYQVAHIPGALFFDIDGIVDRTTDLPHMLPSEEAFAAAVSALGIKNTDKVIVYDGKGFFSAPRVWWMFRVLGHSEVWVLDGGLPQWRASGFNLGNNCPDDIVLKSKAANSAVETAYSGELANGATFQTEFQPQLFWTLEKVKSNVAAQAHQLVDARAKGRFDGVAPEPREGVRSGHIPGTTCLPFPEMFDGAPMLLPANELSKKFEQAGISLDHPIAVTCGSGVTACIVALGLYRIGKHDVPVYDGSWTEWEAQPDSDYPKITSTAS encoded by the exons ATGGCGCAGGACGATCCAGTTGTTTCTGCTCAGTGGCTGCAGCAGCACCTAGGGCAGCCTGATATCAAG GTGTTGGATGCTTCATGGTACATGCCACAAGAGAGCAGGGATCCATGGCAAGAGTACCAG GTGGCCCATATTCCTGGTGCGCTGTTCTTCGACATAGATGGCATTGTTGATCGGACAACTGAT TTGCCCCACATGCTGCCATCAGAAGAGGCTTTTGCAGCAGCAGTTTCCGCACTTGGTATAAAAAACACTGATAAAGTTATTGTTTATGACGGAAAGGGGTTCTTCAGTGCACCGCGTGTTTGGTG GATGTTCAGAGTTCTTGGACATAGTGAAGTCTGGGTCTTAGATGGAGGCTTACCTCAGTGGCGAGCTTCTGgattcaatcttggaaacaactGTCCTGATGATATAGTTCTGAAATCTAAAGCTGCCAATAGCGCTGTTGAAACAGCTTACAGTGGTGAATTG GCAAATGGAGCCACATTTCAGACTGAATTTCAACCTCAGCTATTCTGGACGCTAGAAAAG GTAAAAAGCAATGTAGCTGCTCAGGCTCACCAACTAGTCGATGCCCGAGCAAAGGGAAG ATTTGATGGAGTAGCACCAGAACCAAGGGAAGGAGTAAGAAGTGGGCATATACCTGGAACTACATGTCTTCCATTCCCTGAG ATGTTTGatggtgcaccaatgcttctcccTGCAAATGAGCTATCCAAAAAGTTTGAGCAAGCAG GGATTTCCCTTGATCATCCGATTGCGGTCACATGTGGATCTGGCGTGACTGCCTGCATAGTTGCTCTG GGGCTATACAGAATTGGGAAACATGATGTTCCAGTTTACGACGGATCTTGGACAGAATGGGAAGCTCAGCCAGATAGTGATTACCCAAAAATTACTTCCACAGCCTCTTAA
- the LOC124689750 gene encoding uncharacterized protein LOC124689750: MASPPASSSRFPSPGRPDQWACARCTLCNPGSLAACDACGAARPQASDLGAVAAGSSLPPQWICARCTLSNPKSLATCGACAAARPVEVDDADALDLSAIAGAAFLPLRGCSRKRPRAASPDVVVDEGAGGSDQKEETTAEKEEVNAETPLDKKTIKVMTYNLWFREDLELTKRMKAIGDLIQHHDPDLICFQEVTSNIYQLLQKSGWWQEYKCTLSDNLAMYMDRPYFCMQMSKLPVISVKCLPFGNSIMGRELSISEIKIEGAIKLVLATSHLESPCRWDQMYSKERVTQANESMRILGRFRNVIFGGDMNWDDKGDGPFPLPDGWTDPWDELKPGDEGWTYDTKANGMLTGNRKLQKRMDRFVCKLPDFKIDAIEMIGKEAIPGLSYMKEKKVGKNVRQLELPVLPSDHFGLVLSISYGPSG, translated from the exons ATGGCCTCGCCGCCCGCCTCCTCGTCGAGGTTCCCCTCTCCAGGACGGCCGGACCAGTGGGCCTGCGCCCGCTGCACCCTCTGCAACCCCGGGAGCCTCGCCGCCTGCGACGCGTGCGGCGCCGCGCGCCCCCAAGCCTCGGATctgggcgccgtcgccgccggctcgTCGCTCCCGCCCCAGTGGATCTGCGCCCGCTGCACGCTCTCCAACCCCAAGAGCCTCGCCACCTGCGGCGcgtgcgccgccgcgcgccccgTGGAGGTGGACGACGCCGACGCGCTGGACCTGTCCGCCATCGCCGGCGCCGCGTTCCTCCCGCTCCGTGGCTGCTCCAGGAAGAGGCCTCGCGCCGCGTCCCCGGACGTCGTCGTCGATGAGGGCGCCGGCGGCTCGGACCAAAAGGAGGAGACGACTGCCGAAAAGGAGGAAG TGAATGCTGAGACTCCTTTGGATAAGAAGACCATCAAAGTCATGACATACAACCTATGGTTTCGGGAGGATTTGGAACTGACCAAAAGGATGAAAGCTATTGGAGATCTTATTCAGCACCACGACCCAGATCTTATATGTTTCCAG GAGGTCACATCAAACATATATCAGCTTCTCCAAAAATCTGGCTGGTGGCAAGAGTACAAATGCACCCTGTCAGATAACTTAGCCATGTACATGGACAGGCCATATTTCTGCATGCAG ATGAGCAAGTTGCCGGTGATTTCTGTTAAATGCCTACCATTTGGTAACTCAATAATGGGAAGAGAGCTCTCCATTTCAGAAATCAAAATTGAAGGTGCCATCAAGCTAGTGTTGGCTACAAGCCACCTAGAGAGTCCATGCCGGTGGGATCAGATGTACAGCAAGGAACGAGTCACCCAGGCAAATGAATCTATGAGGATCTTGGGTCGCTTCCGCAATGTAATATTTGGTGGAGACATGAACTGGGATGACAAAGGAGATGGGCCGTTTCCTCTACCGGATGGCTGGACTGATCCTTGGGACGAGCTGAAGCCAGGTGACGAAGGCTGGACGTACGACACCAAAGCTAATGGCATGCTAACAGGCAACCGCAAGTTACAGAAGAGGATGGATCGGTTTGTATGCAAGTTGCCAGATTTCAAGATCGACGCTATCGAGATGATTGGGAAGGAGGCTATACCTGGACTATCGTACATGAAGGAGAAGAAAGTTGGCAAGAATGTCCGCCAGCTGGAATTGCCTGTGTTACCTAGTGACCACTTCGGGCTGGTTTTGAGCATTAGCTACGGACCATCGGGTTGA